One segment of Bradyrhizobium sp. CB2312 DNA contains the following:
- a CDS encoding LysR substrate-binding domain-containing protein produces the protein MDLRRLRYFVAVAEARSVGKAAERLRMAQPPLSVQIRKLEAEVGAPLFRRGTHGMDLTEAGQALLARAGEALALAADGIEAARAVASGRRGRLSVGYMFVLANAMLPRLIPELRRSIPGVDLEFAELSASTREARLLDRSVTVALCMPAINHPEIQVARIGAQPFMLVMPTTSPLARLSSVPMARLQGRPLIALPHPDHGPASSAVVALLRRHQVVMPIASRVETVHSAMSLVLAGEGFAILPACAQLGAPRGIVFRPLRDATDSIDIAVCWRRDSHSPLIRTFLKCAEKAVARL, from the coding sequence ATGGATCTCCGCCGGCTTCGCTATTTCGTCGCGGTCGCCGAGGCGCGCAGCGTCGGCAAGGCCGCCGAGCGGCTGCGGATGGCGCAGCCGCCGCTCTCGGTGCAGATCCGCAAGCTCGAGGCCGAGGTCGGCGCCCCGCTGTTCCGCCGGGGCACGCACGGCATGGACCTGACCGAGGCCGGCCAGGCGCTGCTGGCGCGCGCCGGGGAAGCGCTGGCGCTGGCGGCCGACGGCATCGAAGCCGCGCGCGCGGTCGCCTCGGGCCGGCGCGGGCGGCTGTCGGTTGGCTACATGTTCGTGCTGGCCAATGCGATGCTGCCGCGGCTCATTCCCGAGCTGCGCCGCTCGATTCCCGGCGTCGACCTCGAGTTTGCCGAGCTCAGCGCCTCGACCCGCGAGGCACGGCTGCTCGACCGCAGCGTCACGGTCGCGCTGTGCATGCCCGCCATCAACCATCCCGAGATTCAGGTGGCGCGGATAGGCGCGCAGCCCTTCATGCTGGTCATGCCGACCACCTCGCCGCTCGCCCGCCTGAGCTCCGTGCCGATGGCGAGGTTGCAGGGCCGTCCGCTGATCGCGCTCCCGCATCCCGACCATGGCCCCGCCTCCTCGGCCGTCGTGGCCTTGCTGCGCCGGCACCAGGTGGTGATGCCGATCGCGAGCCGGGTGGAGACGGTGCATTCGGCGATGAGCCTCGTCCTCGCCGGCGAAGGTTTTGCGATCCTGCCGGCCTGCGCGCAGCTCGGCGCACCACGCGGCATCGTGTTCCGGCCGCTGCGGGATGCGACCGATTCCATCGACATTGCGGTGTGCTGGCGGCGCGACTCGCACAGTCCGCTGATCCGCACCTTTCTCAAATGTGCCGAAAAGGCCGTAGCGCGGCTGTGA
- a CDS encoding ABC transporter ATP-binding protein, whose translation MGEGANMPLIEVANLGVRLNTSRGPAQAVRGVSFALKRGETLGLVGESGCGKSVTALSLMGLLPDSAVVTGSIKLDGGELAGLSDAEYCRLRGNRISMIFQEPMTALNPMHTIGHQIAEPLRRHKKYSAAQARKEAIALLDRVGLPDPARRVDAYPHQFSGGQRQRVTIAMALACEPDLLIADEPTTALDVTIQGQILDLIADLVEERGMSMILISHDLGVIAENVQRMMVMYGGTVVESGPTNEVFRRMGHPYTQGLFRARPKLGARKGTRLTTISGTVPELADLPAGCTFADRCPLVIDACRAALPPMVDVGPGHGVRCIRTDISMAANVGALSA comes from the coding sequence ATGGGCGAGGGCGCAAACATGCCGCTGATCGAGGTCGCCAATCTCGGCGTCCGCCTCAACACCAGCCGCGGCCCGGCACAGGCCGTGCGCGGCGTCAGCTTTGCGCTCAAGCGCGGCGAGACGCTGGGGCTCGTCGGCGAATCCGGCTGCGGCAAGTCGGTCACCGCGCTGTCGCTGATGGGGTTGTTGCCGGACAGTGCCGTGGTCACCGGCAGCATCAAGCTGGACGGCGGCGAGCTCGCGGGACTATCGGATGCGGAGTATTGCCGCCTGCGCGGCAACCGCATCAGCATGATTTTTCAGGAGCCGATGACCGCGCTCAATCCGATGCACACGATCGGCCATCAGATTGCCGAGCCGCTGCGGCGTCACAAGAAATATTCGGCGGCACAGGCGCGCAAGGAGGCGATCGCCTTGCTCGACCGCGTCGGGCTGCCCGATCCGGCGAGGCGCGTCGATGCCTATCCGCACCAGTTCTCCGGCGGCCAGCGCCAGCGCGTCACCATCGCCATGGCACTTGCCTGCGAGCCTGATCTCTTGATCGCGGACGAGCCCACAACCGCACTCGACGTCACCATCCAGGGCCAGATCCTCGACCTCATCGCCGATCTCGTCGAGGAGCGCGGCATGTCGATGATCCTGATCTCGCACGATCTCGGCGTCATCGCCGAGAACGTGCAGCGCATGATGGTGATGTATGGCGGCACCGTGGTCGAGAGCGGCCCGACCAACGAGGTGTTCCGCCGCATGGGACATCCCTACACGCAGGGCCTGTTCCGCGCCCGCCCCAAACTCGGCGCGCGCAAAGGGACACGGCTGACGACGATCTCGGGTACCGTGCCGGAGCTTGCCGATCTGCCTGCGGGGTGCACCTTCGCCGATCGATGCCCGCTCGTGATCGATGCCTGCCGCGCTGCGCTGCCGCCGATGGTGGATGTCGGACCCGGGCATGGCGTTCGTTGCATCCGGACCGACATCTCGATGGCTGCGAATGTCGGAGCACTGTCCGCATGA
- a CDS encoding ABC transporter ATP-binding protein produces the protein MGQITLQGVQKSFGPVHIIKGADLDIADGSFVVFVGPSGCGKTTLLRLIAGLEDVTGGAILIDGKNVVDTPPAKRGLSMVFQSYALYPHMSVRGNIGFGLKMAGLPKDEINRKVEAAAATLNLTPYLDRKPRELSGGQRQRVAIGRAIVREPKGFLFDEPLSNLDAALRVQMRIEVTRLQKQLGTTAIYVTHDQVEAMTMADKIVVLNAGKIEQYGSPLELYERPANLFVAGFIGSPKMNFVTGEPALQKGAATIGVRPEHLKIERDGGGGWPGTISVAEHLGSDTFLYVDAGPLGMLTARYIGELSLHAGDRVSLVPDPARIHRFDQSGNALRG, from the coding sequence ATGGGTCAGATCACACTTCAGGGCGTGCAGAAATCCTTCGGCCCCGTGCACATCATCAAGGGCGCCGATCTCGACATCGCCGACGGCTCCTTCGTCGTCTTTGTCGGTCCCTCCGGCTGCGGCAAGACCACGCTGCTGCGGCTCATCGCCGGGCTCGAAGACGTCACCGGCGGCGCCATCCTGATTGACGGCAAGAACGTCGTCGACACGCCGCCGGCCAAGCGTGGGCTGTCGATGGTGTTCCAGTCCTACGCGCTCTATCCGCATATGAGCGTGCGCGGCAATATCGGCTTCGGCCTGAAGATGGCGGGATTGCCCAAGGATGAGATCAACCGCAAGGTCGAGGCGGCGGCCGCGACCCTGAACCTCACGCCCTATCTCGACCGCAAGCCGCGCGAGCTTTCCGGCGGCCAGCGCCAGCGCGTTGCGATTGGCCGTGCCATCGTCCGCGAACCCAAGGGATTTCTGTTCGACGAGCCGCTTTCCAATCTCGACGCCGCGCTGCGCGTGCAGATGCGCATCGAGGTGACGCGGCTCCAGAAGCAGCTCGGCACCACCGCCATCTACGTCACCCACGATCAGGTCGAGGCGATGACCATGGCCGACAAGATCGTCGTGCTCAACGCCGGCAAGATCGAGCAATACGGCTCGCCGCTGGAGCTCTACGAACGGCCTGCCAATCTCTTCGTCGCCGGCTTCATCGGCTCGCCCAAGATGAACTTCGTCACCGGTGAGCCTGCATTGCAGAAGGGGGCGGCAACGATCGGCGTGCGGCCGGAGCATCTGAAGATCGAGCGCGATGGCGGAGGCGGCTGGCCGGGAACGATCTCGGTCGCCGAACATCTCGGCAGCGACACCTTCCTGTATGTCGACGCGGGCCCGCTCGGCATGCTGACGGCACGCTACATCGGCGAACTAAGTCTGCATGCCGGCGACCGCGTGTCGCTGGTGCCGGACCCCGCGCGCATCCATCGCTTCGACCAGAGCGGGAACGCACTTCGCGGCTAA
- a CDS encoding ABC transporter permease: MSAPLTIDAPPHRLPAKSFWGRALRHRSFVLGGALSLLVLASALLSLVWTPWSPYEIDIASKLRPPSAAHWLGTDSFGRDIVSLLLAGARSTILVGIIAVSIGLTFGVCLGLIASAKRGWTEEIIMRFSDFTFAFPAVLSAIMLAAVVGPGMVTSIVAIGIFQIPTLTRLTRGSANAIWAREFVLAARASGKGKFRITIEHVLPNILSILIVQVTIQFALAILAEAALSYLGLGTQPPQPSWGRMLNDAQTLLFQSPMLAVYPGAAIAIAVLGLNLLGDGLRDLLDPRLARER; this comes from the coding sequence GTGAGCGCGCCCCTGACCATTGACGCGCCGCCGCACCGACTGCCGGCCAAGAGCTTCTGGGGCCGTGCACTGCGCCATCGCAGCTTTGTGCTGGGTGGTGCGCTCAGCCTGCTGGTGCTGGCCTCCGCGCTGCTGTCGCTGGTGTGGACACCATGGTCTCCGTACGAGATCGACATCGCCTCGAAACTGCGGCCGCCCTCGGCGGCGCACTGGCTCGGCACCGATTCCTTCGGCCGCGACATCGTCTCGCTGCTGCTCGCCGGCGCGCGCTCGACCATCCTGGTCGGCATCATCGCCGTGAGCATCGGTCTCACCTTCGGCGTCTGCCTCGGCCTGATCGCCTCGGCCAAGCGCGGCTGGACCGAAGAGATCATCATGCGCTTCTCCGACTTCACCTTCGCCTTCCCGGCCGTGCTGTCGGCGATCATGCTCGCCGCGGTCGTGGGGCCGGGCATGGTGACCTCGATCGTGGCGATCGGCATCTTCCAGATCCCGACGCTGACGCGGTTGACGCGCGGCTCGGCCAACGCGATCTGGGCGCGCGAGTTCGTGCTGGCCGCGCGCGCCTCGGGGAAGGGTAAATTCCGCATCACCATCGAGCACGTGCTGCCAAATATCCTGTCGATCCTGATCGTGCAGGTGACCATCCAGTTCGCGCTCGCCATTCTTGCCGAGGCTGCGCTCTCCTATCTCGGTCTCGGCACGCAGCCGCCGCAACCGTCCTGGGGCCGCATGCTGAACGACGCGCAGACGCTGCTGTTCCAGTCGCCGATGCTCGCGGTCTATCCGGGTGCGGCGATCGCGATCGCCGTGCTCGGCCTCAATCTGCTCGGCGATGGCTTGCGCGATCTGCTCGATCCCAGACTGGCGCGGGAGCGGTGA
- a CDS encoding SDR family oxidoreductase: protein MYLEKFKLNGKTAFITGGGQGIGLGCAEALAEAGAKVIIGDRDSKVADDAKAALKAKGFDVETAIMDVTDTKRVAEVANDIVARHGKVDILVNNAGIARSETPAETVTDEHWLNVIDVNLNGTFWCCREFGKHMLKAKSGAIVNVGSMSGFIVNKPQEQCFYNASKAGVHHLTKSLAAEWGARGIRVNAVAPTYIETPLNAFVKSNPKMYDAWIGGTPMARMGQVEEIASVVLFLSSEAASLMTGSIVLVDGGYTCW from the coding sequence ATGTACCTGGAAAAATTCAAGCTGAACGGCAAGACCGCGTTCATCACCGGCGGAGGGCAGGGCATCGGCCTCGGCTGCGCCGAAGCACTGGCCGAGGCCGGTGCCAAGGTGATCATCGGCGACCGCGACAGCAAGGTCGCGGATGACGCGAAAGCGGCCCTGAAGGCCAAGGGTTTCGACGTCGAGACCGCGATCATGGACGTCACCGACACCAAACGGGTGGCGGAGGTCGCGAACGATATCGTCGCCCGTCACGGCAAGGTCGACATCCTCGTCAACAATGCCGGGATCGCGCGCAGCGAGACGCCGGCCGAGACCGTCACCGACGAGCACTGGCTCAACGTCATCGACGTCAATCTCAACGGCACCTTCTGGTGCTGCCGCGAGTTCGGCAAGCACATGCTGAAGGCGAAAAGCGGCGCCATCGTCAATGTCGGATCGATGTCCGGCTTCATCGTCAACAAGCCGCAGGAGCAGTGCTTTTACAACGCTTCCAAGGCCGGCGTGCATCACCTGACAAAGTCGCTCGCCGCCGAATGGGGCGCGCGCGGCATCCGCGTCAACGCGGTGGCGCCAACCTATATCGAGACGCCGCTCAATGCCTTCGTGAAGAGTAACCCCAAAATGTACGACGCCTGGATCGGTGGAACCCCGATGGCGCGGATGGGGCAGGTCGAGGAGATTGCCTCCGTCGTGCTGTTCCTCTCCTCGGAGGCCGCGAGCCTGATGACCGGCAGCATCGTGCTGGTGGATGGCGGCTACACTTGCTGGTAG
- a CDS encoding carbohydrate ABC transporter permease: MARMATTQRVVVSTIGAWFFGFLIFFPILWMVLTSFKTELEAFAIPPSFLFFHWTTENYATVQERSDYFHHAMNSIIIAGGSTLIALLIAIPAAWSMAFSPTKRTKDTLLWMLSTKMMPPVGVLVPIYLIFKNFGLLDSRIGLVFILCLGNLPIVIWMLFTYFKEIPRDILEAARMDGATIGRELVYVLTPMAIPGLASTLLLNLILAWNEAFWTLNLSTSNAAPLTTFIASYSSPEGLFWAKLSAASTLAIAPILVLGWFSQKQLVRGLTFGAVK; the protein is encoded by the coding sequence ATGGCACGGATGGCGACGACGCAGCGGGTGGTGGTCTCGACGATCGGGGCGTGGTTCTTCGGCTTCCTGATCTTCTTCCCGATCCTGTGGATGGTGCTGACAAGCTTCAAGACCGAGCTCGAGGCTTTTGCCATTCCGCCGTCCTTCCTGTTCTTCCACTGGACCACGGAGAACTATGCAACGGTGCAGGAGCGCAGCGACTATTTCCACCACGCGATGAACTCGATCATCATCGCCGGCGGCTCGACCTTGATCGCGCTGTTGATCGCCATTCCCGCGGCCTGGTCGATGGCGTTCTCGCCGACCAAGCGCACCAAGGACACCCTGCTCTGGATGCTCTCGACCAAGATGATGCCGCCGGTCGGCGTGCTCGTACCGATCTACCTGATCTTCAAGAATTTCGGCCTGCTCGATTCCCGCATCGGCCTCGTCTTCATCCTGTGCCTCGGAAACTTGCCGATCGTGATCTGGATGCTGTTCACCTATTTCAAGGAGATCCCGCGCGACATCCTCGAAGCCGCGCGCATGGACGGCGCCACGATTGGCCGCGAGCTGGTCTACGTGCTGACGCCGATGGCGATTCCGGGGCTCGCCTCGACGCTGCTGCTCAACCTGATCCTCGCCTGGAACGAGGCGTTCTGGACGCTCAATCTGTCGACCTCGAATGCCGCGCCGCTCACGACATTCATCGCCTCCTATTCGAGCCCGGAAGGGCTGTTCTGGGCAAAGCTGTCGGCGGCTTCGACGCTGGCGATCGCGCCCATTCTCGTCCTCGGTTGGTTCAGCCAGAAGCAGCTCGTGCGCGGGCTCACCTTCGGCGCGGTGAAGTAA
- a CDS encoding carbohydrate kinase has translation MLISCGDALIDFVPTRNAAGREAVMPAVGGSCLNVAIGMARLGAPTGFVGGVSKDLFGQMIADHAAASHVELGLATRSDHQTTLAFVRIVAGESHYAFYDVGTATRNWSYRRGTVPFADIEAVHVGSTTLVNDKGAAETEALIADAQASSTISFDPNCRPNLVKDKPAYVARMMAFAASADLIKMSDVDFAYLFGEEPYQQRAEMLLGQGTRLVVLTRGKDGAVAWHAGAGQIEVAAPKVEVADTIGAGDSFQAALLFALHKQGRIARDRLKDIGADELRRALSFAANCAGLTCTRPGADPPRSHEVTWSV, from the coding sequence ATGTTGATTTCTTGCGGCGATGCGCTGATCGATTTCGTGCCGACGCGTAACGCCGCCGGGCGCGAAGCGGTGATGCCGGCCGTCGGCGGCTCCTGTCTCAACGTCGCGATCGGAATGGCGCGGCTGGGCGCGCCGACCGGCTTTGTCGGCGGCGTCTCGAAAGATCTCTTCGGGCAGATGATCGCGGATCATGCCGCGGCTTCGCATGTCGAGCTTGGCCTCGCCACCCGCAGCGATCACCAGACCACGCTCGCCTTCGTCCGCATCGTCGCGGGCGAATCGCATTACGCCTTTTACGATGTCGGGACCGCGACGCGGAACTGGAGCTACCGGCGCGGCACAGTTCCCTTCGCGGACATCGAGGCTGTCCATGTCGGCTCGACGACGCTGGTCAACGACAAGGGCGCGGCCGAGACCGAAGCGTTGATCGCTGATGCGCAGGCCTCGTCGACCATCTCCTTCGATCCGAACTGCCGGCCCAATCTCGTCAAGGACAAGCCGGCCTATGTCGCGCGCATGATGGCGTTCGCTGCCAGCGCCGATCTCATCAAGATGTCGGATGTCGACTTCGCCTATCTGTTCGGCGAGGAGCCTTATCAGCAGCGCGCGGAGATGCTGCTCGGGCAGGGGACGCGTCTCGTCGTCCTCACCCGCGGCAAGGATGGCGCGGTCGCCTGGCACGCGGGCGCAGGGCAGATCGAGGTCGCAGCGCCCAAGGTCGAGGTCGCCGACACCATCGGCGCCGGTGACAGTTTTCAGGCGGCGCTGCTGTTTGCCCTGCACAAGCAGGGCCGCATCGCCCGCGACAGGCTGAAGGACATCGGTGCCGACGAGCTTCGCCGCGCGTTGTCCTTCGCCGCCAACTGCGCTGGGCTGACTTGCACCCGTCCGGGCGCCGATCCGCCCCGGAGCCATGAGGTGACGTGGAGCGTCTAA
- a CDS encoding amidase produces MNGDPCLLSATELRGLIAARKISPVEVVSAALARAEALQPELNCFITLCGDEAMAAAREAERKVMAGEPLGLLHGLPVTVKDIVNTRGVKTTFGAVPYKDNVPTEDAAAVAKLRSEGAILIGKTTTPEFGSKCLTDSPLFGRTRNAWDARRSSGGSSGGAAVAVASGIAPLAIATDGGGSTRIPAACNGVVGLKQSNGVIAHSQALDAFGNQTYVTPTTRSVADTALMMQAMAGEDACDPWSIGVPVPDFVGTAAPRGDLRGQKILYCLTPPGRPVSADVAASFKASLDRLAGLGAELEEFSGEGFDVEPIWRAINHTVWRTRFAKLVAEHGDALSEAFVKQVALATHVSGVDYQEAMFARTALFRRVQSLLARGHLLAMPTLTRTALPIEQDLFGTIEIDGKLFDSVRPHWFPWTMPFNMTGHPAISLPCGFGRDGLPIGLQLVGRFRTDAELLRVSALFEASTDLLSRRPG; encoded by the coding sequence ATGAACGGCGATCCCTGTCTCCTGTCCGCAACCGAGCTGCGCGGCCTCATCGCCGCCAGGAAGATTTCGCCGGTCGAGGTCGTCAGCGCCGCGCTCGCGCGCGCCGAGGCGCTTCAGCCGGAGCTGAACTGCTTCATCACGCTGTGCGGCGACGAGGCGATGGCGGCGGCGCGCGAGGCCGAGCGCAAGGTAATGGCCGGCGAGCCGCTCGGCCTGCTCCACGGGCTCCCCGTCACCGTCAAGGACATCGTCAACACGCGCGGCGTGAAGACCACCTTCGGCGCCGTTCCCTACAAGGACAATGTGCCTACGGAAGATGCCGCCGCGGTCGCAAAGCTGCGCAGTGAGGGCGCGATCCTGATCGGCAAGACCACGACGCCGGAATTCGGCAGCAAGTGCCTGACCGACTCGCCGCTGTTCGGCCGCACCCGCAATGCGTGGGACGCGCGGCGTTCCTCCGGCGGCTCCAGCGGCGGCGCGGCGGTGGCGGTGGCGAGCGGCATCGCGCCGCTCGCGATCGCGACCGACGGCGGCGGTTCGACGCGGATTCCCGCTGCCTGTAACGGCGTGGTAGGCCTGAAGCAAAGCAACGGCGTGATCGCGCACAGCCAGGCGCTCGACGCCTTCGGCAACCAGACCTATGTCACGCCGACGACGCGCTCCGTCGCCGACACCGCGCTGATGATGCAGGCGATGGCGGGCGAGGATGCCTGCGATCCCTGGTCGATCGGCGTGCCCGTGCCCGATTTCGTCGGTACGGCCGCGCCGCGCGGCGACCTGCGCGGGCAAAAAATCCTGTACTGCCTGACGCCGCCGGGCCGCCCGGTGTCCGCCGATGTCGCGGCCAGCTTCAAGGCGAGCCTCGATCGGCTGGCGGGCCTTGGCGCCGAGCTCGAGGAATTCTCCGGCGAGGGATTTGACGTCGAGCCGATCTGGCGCGCGATCAACCACACGGTCTGGCGCACGCGCTTCGCCAAGCTCGTGGCCGAACATGGCGACGCGCTGAGCGAGGCCTTCGTCAAGCAGGTCGCGCTCGCGACCCATGTCAGCGGCGTCGACTATCAGGAGGCAATGTTCGCGCGCACCGCGCTGTTCCGCCGCGTGCAATCGCTGCTTGCGCGTGGGCATCTTCTGGCGATGCCGACGCTGACGCGCACCGCGCTGCCGATCGAGCAGGACCTGTTCGGCACCATCGAGATCGACGGCAAGCTCTTCGACAGCGTCCGCCCGCACTGGTTCCCCTGGACCATGCCGTTCAACATGACCGGACACCCCGCGATCAGTCTGCCCTGCGGCTTCGGTCGTGACGGCCTGCCGATCGGGCTCCAGCTCGTCGGCCGCTTCCGCACTGACGCAGAATTGCTGCGCGTCAGCGCGCTGTTCGAGGCTTCAACCGACCTTCTGTCCCGCCGGCCCGGCTGA
- a CDS encoding FGGY-family carbohydrate kinase codes for MPRAYIGVDVGTTSTRAGVFDEAGTLLATARHPIRIWHEAGDIVEQSSRDIWEACVKSVRAAMAEAAVAPDSVGGMGFDATCSLVVLDKQGEPLTVSASGEAQRNVIVWMDHRAIAEARLINETEDAVLRYVGGSISPEMEMPKLLWLKRHLRASFDGAGHFFDLADYLTWHATGSLQRSTCTVTCKWNYLAHDGGGWSASFFKRIGLADFVNEKYARIGTEIVAPGTRLGEGLTPAAAADLGLSPGTPVGASLIDAHAGGIGAIGGRDGSGGTTDVTDRLAYIMGTSACIMATTKQPCFVPGVWGPYYSGMVPDFWLNEGGQSAAGAAIDHLLKSHPGHAEASAAAHGEGLDLIDFLERRIIARAGSASRAALLARDVHVLPEFIGNRSPYADPDTRAVIAGLDLDTDIGSMERLFIAGLCGLAYGLAEVIEAFAAHGVHSSLMIMGGGASRSPLVRQIMADTTGLTVALPQTKEPVLLGAAMLGAVAGGAYASIGETMAKMSALGGKSEPTTPDMAAFHARKRKVYKLLREVDRGSRAAMREIAKG; via the coding sequence ATGCCGCGAGCGTATATCGGCGTCGACGTGGGAACCACGAGCACGCGGGCAGGGGTGTTCGACGAGGCCGGCACGCTGCTTGCGACCGCGCGGCATCCGATCCGGATCTGGCACGAGGCCGGCGATATCGTCGAGCAATCGTCCCGGGACATCTGGGAGGCCTGCGTCAAATCGGTGCGGGCGGCGATGGCGGAAGCCGCCGTCGCGCCCGACAGCGTCGGCGGCATGGGCTTTGACGCCACCTGTTCCCTGGTGGTCCTCGATAAGCAGGGCGAGCCGCTCACGGTCAGCGCCTCCGGTGAGGCGCAGCGCAACGTCATCGTCTGGATGGACCATCGCGCCATCGCCGAGGCACGGCTGATCAACGAGACCGAGGACGCCGTGCTGCGCTATGTCGGCGGCTCGATCTCGCCCGAGATGGAGATGCCGAAGCTGCTCTGGCTGAAGCGGCATTTGCGCGCGAGTTTTGATGGCGCCGGCCACTTCTTCGATCTGGCGGATTATCTGACCTGGCACGCCACCGGCTCGCTCCAGCGCTCCACGTGTACCGTCACCTGCAAGTGGAACTATCTTGCCCATGACGGCGGCGGCTGGAGCGCGTCGTTCTTCAAGCGCATTGGGCTTGCGGATTTCGTCAACGAAAAATACGCCCGCATCGGCACCGAGATCGTCGCGCCCGGCACCCGCCTCGGCGAAGGGCTCACCCCGGCCGCTGCGGCTGATCTCGGCCTGTCGCCGGGCACGCCGGTCGGCGCGTCCCTGATCGACGCCCATGCCGGCGGTATCGGCGCGATCGGCGGCCGCGACGGCTCGGGCGGAACGACGGATGTCACCGATCGCCTCGCCTATATCATGGGAACGTCGGCCTGCATCATGGCGACGACGAAGCAGCCGTGCTTCGTGCCGGGCGTGTGGGGCCCTTATTATTCCGGCATGGTGCCGGACTTCTGGCTCAACGAGGGTGGCCAGTCGGCCGCGGGCGCTGCGATCGACCATCTGCTCAAATCGCATCCCGGTCACGCCGAGGCGAGCGCGGCGGCGCACGGCGAGGGTCTCGACCTCATCGACTTCCTCGAGCGCCGCATCATCGCGCGTGCCGGCAGTGCCAGCCGCGCCGCGCTGCTCGCCCGCGACGTTCACGTCCTCCCAGAATTCATCGGCAATCGCTCGCCCTACGCCGACCCTGACACCCGCGCGGTGATCGCCGGCCTCGATCTCGACACCGATATCGGTTCGATGGAGCGGCTGTTCATCGCCGGCCTGTGCGGGCTCGCCTATGGCCTCGCCGAGGTGATCGAGGCTTTTGCCGCGCACGGCGTTCATTCCAGTCTGATGATCATGGGCGGCGGCGCCAGCCGCAGCCCTCTGGTGCGGCAGATCATGGCCGATACGACCGGTCTTACGGTCGCGCTGCCGCAAACCAAAGAGCCGGTGCTGCTGGGCGCTGCTATGTTAGGCGCGGTCGCGGGCGGCGCCTATGCCTCGATCGGCGAGACCATGGCAAAGATGTCGGCGCTCGGAGGCAAGAGCGAGCCGACGACGCCCGACATGGCCGCCTTCCACGCCCGCAAGCGCAAGGTCTACAAGCTGCTGCGCGAGGTCGATCGCGGCAGCCGCGCCGCGATGCGCGAGATCGCCAAAGGTTGA
- a CDS encoding ABC transporter permease, producing MSVFVLRRVLTLLATLVGASVIIFLVLDALPGNAAQMLMGADASADAVRALTVKLGLDQPLAVRYLQWIKGPFVGDLGNSYVYGTPVASLIAERLVLTIPLAIMSMLITVTLALSAGIYTAANHNKLGDVGVMSLTQVGIALPNFWFAILLVLLFSVRLQWLSAGGFAGWEDGIWPGIKSLLLPAISLAVVQAAILARVTRSAVLEVLREDFVRTARAKGLGKREVLWRHVLRNAMIPVMTVMGLQFANLLAGTIVIENVFYLPGLGRLIFQSIANRDLIVVRNCVMLLAAMVVVVNFVVDVLYAFIDPRIKVHDL from the coding sequence ATGAGCGTATTTGTCCTTCGACGTGTCCTGACCTTGTTGGCGACGCTGGTCGGCGCATCCGTGATCATTTTCCTGGTGCTGGACGCGCTGCCGGGCAATGCCGCGCAGATGCTGATGGGCGCCGACGCCTCGGCCGACGCAGTGCGCGCGCTCACCGTCAAGCTCGGGCTCGACCAGCCACTGGCGGTCCGCTATCTGCAATGGATCAAGGGTCCCTTCGTCGGCGATCTCGGCAACAGCTACGTCTACGGCACGCCGGTCGCGAGCCTGATCGCGGAGCGGCTGGTGCTGACCATCCCGCTCGCGATCATGTCGATGCTGATCACGGTGACGCTGGCGCTGTCGGCCGGCATCTACACTGCCGCCAACCACAACAAGCTCGGCGACGTCGGCGTGATGTCGCTGACGCAAGTGGGCATCGCGCTGCCGAATTTCTGGTTCGCGATCCTGCTGGTGTTGTTGTTCTCGGTGCGGCTGCAATGGCTTTCGGCCGGCGGCTTTGCCGGCTGGGAGGACGGCATCTGGCCGGGGATCAAGTCGCTGCTGCTGCCGGCCATCTCGCTGGCGGTGGTGCAGGCCGCGATCCTAGCGCGGGTGACGCGCTCGGCCGTGCTCGAAGTGCTGCGTGAGGATTTCGTGCGGACGGCGCGCGCAAAAGGGCTCGGCAAGCGCGAGGTGCTGTGGCGCCACGTGCTGCGCAACGCCATGATCCCCGTGATGACGGTGATGGGCCTGCAATTCGCCAATCTGCTCGCCGGCACCATCGTGATCGAGAACGTGTTCTATCTGCCGGGCCTCGGCCGGCTGATCTTCCAGTCGATCGCCAACCGCGACCTGATCGTGGTGCGCAATTGCGTGATGCTGCTCGCGGCCATGGTCGTCGTCGTGAATTTCGTGGTCGACGTGCTCTATGCCTTCATCGATCCCCGGATCAAGGTCCACGACCTGTGA